The following DNA comes from Methanomassiliicoccales archaeon LGM-DZ1.
ATGAGAGCATTCAGCAGGCCGGTGGCCTCATCGGCGAAGAAGTACATGGGGGTCATGAAGAAGAACACCATGCTTATCGAGTTCAGAACGTACTGGACATCGCGGGAGTACACGGTCAGGGAAGAGAACAGGAACACGTACCCCGTGACGAAGATCAGCTCCAGGATAAGAACCGCCGGAACGAAGAGCATGGAGACCCAATCGAGCGAGAAACCAGTCGCGGCAATCAGGATGAGGCTGACCGAGTAACCGATCAGCATTATCAGGAACGTGCTAAGGGTCTGGGCGAACACCAGGATCTCCCTGGGGAAGTAGATCTTCTTGACCATGCCCGAGTTGCCGGTGATCGCAGATGCCCCTCCCGTCAGGTTCTGGGTCATGAAGGAGAACGGGAACATCGCCGACAGGACGTAGACCATGAAATCAGAAATCGCCGACTTGCGGATCTCCGTGAACACGACGTAGTAGACGCAGATCATCACCATGGGGATGATGAAGTTCCAGGCGAATCCCAGAGCGGAGTTGCGATAACGGCCGAACAGGTTGTTGTAAACAAGGGAATGCAGGATGCTGCGGGAAGCGTACAGCTCGCGCAGATGATGCCTGGCCCCTCTGATGACCTTGTTTCCTCCGCTCTTCATGCTTTCCCTTTCTGAAACGCGTACCTTATATTAATTGTCGCCAACGGAAATGAAGGCATTTCCGAGTGCATCAGAGAAGGGGAT
Coding sequences within:
- a CDS encoding ABC transporter permease, which produces MKSGGNKVIRGARHHLRELYASRSILHSLVYNNLFGRYRNSALGFAWNFIIPMVMICVYYVVFTEIRKSAISDFMVYVLSAMFPFSFMTQNLTGGASAITGNSGMVKKIYFPREILVFAQTLSTFLIMLIGYSVSLILIAATGFSLDWVSMLFVPAVLILELIFVTGYVFLFSSLTVYSRDVQYVLNSISMVFFFMTPMYFFADEATGLLNALIWINPFTYFVEALHSAVYFGEPPDAWVISMCLLLALFALVLGYAVFRRLKRGFAERL